The nucleotide window AGACGCTGCGGGGTAAAGAGGAGCTCGACCGTCTCGGGACGCAGGAACGGATCCCGAATATGGCGAAAGCCGAACAGCACGAGATCCTCTGGCGTCGACAGAAACCCGCCGCCTGCCCACTTGTAGCTGTTGTCCACGTAGGGCGCGTTGACGAGACAACTCTCCTCGTCATGCTCGTAGTAGCTGACGCGATGTGAAATGATGCTGCGCACTTGGTCTGCCGTGGTGTGGCGCATGCCCATGGGGGCGAACACCTCGCGCTCCATGAAGGTGAGGAAGTCGACTCCGGCAGCAGCCTGCACGACCGCGCTGATCAGGTTCCAGCCGTAACTGGAATAACTATAGTCACTGCCGGGCTGGAAGAGGAGCGGGTCGTCGGCGAAGATCTCGAGCCCCTCGAACACCCCGTCGTAGTGCCGAGGGGACAGAAACTCGTCGTCGCGGTAATGGCGTACCCCGGCGATGTGACCGGCGAGCTGCCGGGTTGTGACCGGCCAGCGCTTCTCAGGGAACTCAGGCACGTACTTCTGCACGGGCGCATCCAAATCGAGCTGTCTCCGCTCGTGCAGAAGGCCGATGGCCTCGGCCGTCAGCGGTTTCGACACACTGCCGATGCGGAAGCGCGAGAGCGGCGTGACCGGCACGCGTTGCTCCACATCGGCAAAGCCGAAGCCCTCTGACCAGACGACAGTGCCGTCGACGCCCACGGCAACCGAAAGCCCCGGTAGGTTCGCCTCCTCGACCAGCGCTGCACTGAGCGTGCGAGCCTCTCCAACGGCTTCCGCATACTGTGCGGTGGTTGCAGACGTTGTCGCCCACGGCCGCGTCTGTACTGAATGGGGAGCGACGACGAGCGCGAGCAGTCCGACGAGCGTCAGCCATGTGAGGAGACCGGCTACCCGGCCACCAGAAACAGGGGCGTAGCGGCGTGACCTCGTCATCATGAACTTCCTCCCGGTATGACCGCGACGTTGACGGCTGGCGGGTTGACTGGCGCTTACTATATAGACAAGCGTCAAAGGATGGTTCGAATCATGACCGCCAAAAGCGAGATCACCCGCTACATCATCCTCGACCGGGGGCCTTCGAGGTGGGGCTGCCGGAGGATTGGGAGCTTCAGCCTGAGCAGGATCGAGAGGTGAGGGCGGTCATCATCAAGGATCCGGCTGACTCAGTGTGTGGACGACGTCACGAGGGTCGTCCGGAGGGCCGCGCCCTTCTCGAGCTCCCGCCTGGCGTGACGACGCCGGAGCAGACCGCGCCGGAACGGAAGTGAATCCCTTCCCGCCGGTCGACCGGATCAGAGCGTGACGATCTGGCCCGTGCGGATATGTTCGTCGGCGGCGAGCACGATGCGCAGGCTGTTGATGGCGTCGTGCATGTGATCCACAGATTGGTTCAACCTTATCCGCGCAGCGCCCTTGCCACAAGACTCGCCCCGGCCAATCGGTGGGGCACGCTCGCCGAGCGCACCGCTGTCCGTCATGCGGCGGCTTCGGCGAAACCGCCCTACCAGCGACGCGCCGCCCCACCGTACCCGAAGCCGTTCCTATGGGATGCTAAGATTTCGCTCGCATGAGCATTACGCACCAACCATGAACACCAACAACGGCCTGCCGCTTGTGGCGCCCCGGGTGACGCCGGTCCTCGACCCCGGCTTTCGTCCTGCGGTCCTCGCCATGCAGGCGTTCCGTAATCTCGTCCACGCGACGTCCGGTGTCGTGCCCGTCCGGATCGCCTTCGAGCAGGCCGACGGCTCGGTCTTTCGCTTCGAGACGAATGTCCTCGCCGAATCTCATCCGAAGGCATCGGCCAACGTCCCCTTTCTC belongs to Luteitalea sp. and includes:
- a CDS encoding serine hydrolase, with protein sequence MMTRSRRYAPVSGGRVAGLLTWLTLVGLLALVVAPHSVQTRPWATTSATTAQYAEAVGEARTLSAALVEEANLPGLSVAVGVDGTVVWSEGFGFADVEQRVPVTPLSRFRIGSVSKPLTAEAIGLLHERRQLDLDAPVQKYVPEFPEKRWPVTTRQLAGHIAGVRHYRDDEFLSPRHYDGVFEGLEIFADDPLLFQPGSDYSYSSYGWNLISAVVQAAAGVDFLTFMEREVFAPMGMRHTTADQVRSIISHRVSYYEHDEESCLVNAPYVDNSYKWAGGGFLSTPEDLVLFGFRHIRDPFLRPETVELLFTPQRLTSGKDTDYGIGWGTGRDWHDRRTVGHGGGSVGGTTTFLTYPAEDMVVAVTSNLTGAPGLSALAFALAELFVPPAAKTAEREEIATGRFTLGTRPTEKGKPTDVTLEIVRTPSGYTGWLQSDDAPYARVVLVRPGPGAMRVFAAARSGLVTLWLHLDGARVSGRWVGPDGEVALKGRRAAR